The genome window TTTGTCAACCTTTGCTGCTTTTATAAAATACCAGTTAGCCAAAGTACTGATAAACGGCCCGCCATTTTTTAGCGTCGCATCGCCTGATAAGCCCTTTTGGTCAACATCATTAATAGCCCCCAGGTAGGCAACAAGCTTGTCTCGGCCATCATGAGCAGTAAAAACAGCAAGCGTATGCTCTCCTTTTTTTACGTCAAACGAGACTTCACCATCGCGAATTTTCCATTTAGCGGCGCGTTTTCCATCTATAAACACAGTTCCGTTGCCACCGCCGTCAACCTGCATGGTGTATTTTTCGGTTGTTGGTGCGCTAAATCGTGTGCGGTACCAGACATAAGGTGTTAAATCACCGTCAGCGCCCATTTGCAAAGGCGATGAACTTTTAAACCATTTTTTATCATCATAACGAGATGCTGCTGCATCAGTGGCATTTTTAGTTTCCCAGGATGATAATTTAACAATTGCTTTTGCGCTTACTGATCTTTGATTATCATTCAGCAGCAATGCGGAACCTTTCTCAAAGTAAATCATGGCAGGGCCATCTTTTTTTGATGTTAAAGGATACTCAGCATCAGCAAGGATCTTTCCATTCTTAAACGCCGCTTTTCCTAAATAGGATACCCCACTGATGATTATATTTGATGAAGACATTTCTGCCACCCATGTTTTATCCAGGGCCGTTCTGTTCATGGCTAATACCCGGATCTTTTGTTTACCCGTTGTAAAGGAATATTCAACAGCTACTCCGCTCCCATTCATTGTGCCGTTAACATCAACCTTATTTCCGGTTATTTTAATCTCAGTTGAGTTTTGTGGGACATTTATTTTACCAGCTGCTAAAAAATGTAAAGAAACGGGCTCATTCTGTTCCGCTTCAACCAAAATTGTAGTGGTATTTCCCTGCTTAATAATACCGTATATCCGTGTAAACGCCCAGTCAATGGTTATAGCTTTATTGATATTGAAGTTGTGCACCAGCGGATAAATCTCGCCCGGCCTAACGCTAATCCTGATATTTGAGTTGATATCGTTTACCCTAAGGTTTGGTTTTAAAGCAGTAGCCCCCGGGTTATCCAAAAAAACAAGATCGCCGGCTTTACTTGAACGTGCGGTTATCTTTAGGCCTGAATCAGCAGTAATATTTTTAATTGAAGCGGTTGCATCTATGCTGTTTTCAAGAATCTCCTTAAAGCTGTGCGCGAAAAAGGCAGCGCGCTTAAAAGTGTAATAAAGCGGCCGAAGATCGCCGGCCTGGCCAACTGCAGCACCATAATCATAGGACGCTGCATCCTCATCGTTATTGGTGTATCCAAAGTTAGATCCGCCATGCGCCATATAATAATTGTAGCCATTACCGCCATGCGCGATTATTTTCCAGGTACGCCGGTCATATACCCCGGCATCGGCTGGTTTTGCACCATATTGAGAATACCAAACACTCCAAAACTCGGTTGAAAACCACGGATTTGGCCGGCTAGAATCATCAAGTTTACCATCCCCGGCAGGGTCGCTTGAATGGTGCAGTCCGCTAAAAAAGTAAGGGACCTGTAACCCTAAGTTCAGTGCTTTGCTTTGCAAGCGCTTAAAGTAGTTATCAGGCATAATAGTACCCCATCCGTTCGGATGTTCGTTTTCTAATTGCACCATTATTACTGCGCCGCCTTTATTAATTTGGTTATTGAATACTATTGGCAGCAGCTTATCAAAAAAACGATCTACATATTCCTCAAATACGGCATTGTCTTCCCGTACTCTTAGTCCTCTTTTAAACTTGAGCCATATAGGGTAACCGCCATTATCCCATTCGGCGCAATAATACGGGCCAACCCTGACTATGGCATACATACCCATTTTTTTCACCAGTGCTAAAAATGCACCCAGGTCATGATCACCGCTGAAATTAAATTTCCCTTCCAGCGGCTCGTGAAAATTCCACATGGTATAAATCTCCACACAATTAAAACCTGCCCTTTTTAAACGCAAAAGCCTGTCGTACCAAAGCTGATGCGGTACGCGCGCATATTCCAAACCAGCAGATACCAGGAAAGTACGTTTACCATTAACCAAAAATCCTTTGCTGTCAAAATCGATATAAGGTTTGGCGATTGCCGATGCCGGGAAAATATGGTCATTACTCGTCTGCCCAAGTACAGCGGCATTGCAAGCCAATAAAACCAGCACCGCTAAAAACAAGTAGAACCTCTTAATCATCTTGCCCCGGGTTAATAAGATTGTTGGATGATGCTGTTATATTTTGCAAACAGTAGTTCAGCCTGTTCAATGGCATCGCCTTTAATAGCATCCGGGTAGGCATTATCATGCTTATTAACCCACTGCCATTCCCAGTCTTTTACCTGCTTATCAAATACCTTATCATCAAACGGCGTGTTGGAAGCCATTGCTTTATTAAGCTGTGAAAAATATAATTCCCAGCGTGGTTTATAATAGCCTTTTATCAACCCTGCCCATTGGCGGTTGGAGTATTCCCGCAGCCCGCTTTCTTTATCGCCCCACAGGGTCACCAAGTCTCTTGCATTAAATTCGTAAAGATTTTTCTCAGCGTCAGTAATGCCATTGGCTCTTGCTTCATTGATCCATTTACCCAATAAAAAGTCTTTACGGGTACTCAATAGGGCATCCATATCATCCATCAGCTGTAAAAATGCGGTGCTGTATTTTTTAAAGCCGTTTTTGTCGCCGCCTTTGTACGCGGCAACCATTTTTTGCTGTAATGGTGTGGCATAATTGGCAAGCACCTGCCGGGTTACATCAACCAAATCATACTGAAAACCATCACTTTTTTCAAGGCTACCGGCGGCGGCTATCAGTAAACTCCAGGCTTTTACCAGTTCTTTAGGGTCGTAGTTCAGTTTGGTTAATACCCTGTCGATAGTCGGCCGCATTGTTGGCCTTGCAACAATTATTGATTCGGGGCCTCCCTCTGTCAGCCCACCGCTATACACGGTATTTAATAAAATATGCCATGCCTCGCCGGCACGGGAGTCCTTTTGACCATAGCGCCTGCGGGCATAGTCTTTTACCCACTCATCTGCATCAATGGGCGTGTTTCTCCATACATTCTCCAACATCAATTCAAACAGCGCAGGGTTTTGTTCTATCCCTTCCGGCGCAAGGCCAATCCCCATCATATTTTTTGATTCCGGGTCGTGAAGTGCAATGGCAGGGTCAGCAGCTACATGGCGCATCCGCCCGAACAAGCTGATATTACCCCCAAAGTTTTGCAGCATATTCCAGATCCAGGGTTTGCCGTAATAAGCATCGGTACGGTTCCAAACCGGGTGGGCATCACTGTATAGATCAAGGATAATCATTTGATCATTAGGAATAGCATTCAGCAAAGCTTTGATCTGCTGGGGCTGCCAGAATTTATTATTGTAATGAAACATCCACCCCTGCATTACCCAAACCGCTTTAGGGTCTGCAACTGTCATCGACCTGAACACTTTTTTACTCATCCCATCCAGGTAGGTTGAATCGTTGGTGGGTGGTACATTTTCATTAAATGTGTCGGCAGAATAAAGGTGATCCGTTCCAAATTCCTTTGTTTGCGCTTCGATATATTTCTTGCCAATAGTTTCAAACATTTCATCATCCGGATCGAGAAT of Mucilaginibacter xinganensis contains these proteins:
- a CDS encoding alpha-N-acetylglucosaminidase, translated to MRNCLLVFIIGVFGLNAYAQVDQKASHDFIERVIPGRSASFIVEAISQDNGKDAFELDSRDGKIILRGSNGLSVAAALNYYLKNYTFCDIGWNGTNLKLPASLPPVSNKVHKSTPYQYRYYLNYCTFNYSMAWWNWERWQKEIDWMALNGINTPLAITGEEAVWQDVYKSMGFADKELAAFFSGPAYFSWFWMGNIDAWGGPLPQHWMDSHKALQKKILDRERSFGMKPVLSSFTGHVPPSFKDRFPKAKVKKTNWDAGFPDVYILDPDDEMFETIGKKYIEAQTKEFGTDHLYSADTFNENVPPTNDSTYLDGMSKKVFRSMTVADPKAVWVMQGWMFHYNNKFWQPQQIKALLNAIPNDQMIILDLYSDAHPVWNRTDAYYGKPWIWNMLQNFGGNISLFGRMRHVAADPAIALHDPESKNMMGIGLAPEGIEQNPALFELMLENVWRNTPIDADEWVKDYARRRYGQKDSRAGEAWHILLNTVYSGGLTEGGPESIIVARPTMRPTIDRVLTKLNYDPKELVKAWSLLIAAAGSLEKSDGFQYDLVDVTRQVLANYATPLQQKMVAAYKGGDKNGFKKYSTAFLQLMDDMDALLSTRKDFLLGKWINEARANGITDAEKNLYEFNARDLVTLWGDKESGLREYSNRQWAGLIKGYYKPRWELYFSQLNKAMASNTPFDDKVFDKQVKDWEWQWVNKHDNAYPDAIKGDAIEQAELLFAKYNSIIQQSY
- a CDS encoding beta-galactosidase produces the protein MIKRFYLFLAVLVLLACNAAVLGQTSNDHIFPASAIAKPYIDFDSKGFLVNGKRTFLVSAGLEYARVPHQLWYDRLLRLKRAGFNCVEIYTMWNFHEPLEGKFNFSGDHDLGAFLALVKKMGMYAIVRVGPYYCAEWDNGGYPIWLKFKRGLRVREDNAVFEEYVDRFFDKLLPIVFNNQINKGGAVIMVQLENEHPNGWGTIMPDNYFKRLQSKALNLGLQVPYFFSGLHHSSDPAGDGKLDDSSRPNPWFSTEFWSVWYSQYGAKPADAGVYDRRTWKIIAHGGNGYNYYMAHGGSNFGYTNNDEDAASYDYGAAVGQAGDLRPLYYTFKRAAFFAHSFKEILENSIDATASIKNITADSGLKITARSSKAGDLVFLDNPGATALKPNLRVNDINSNIRISVRPGEIYPLVHNFNINKAITIDWAFTRIYGIIKQGNTTTILVEAEQNEPVSLHFLAAGKINVPQNSTEIKITGNKVDVNGTMNGSGVAVEYSFTTGKQKIRVLAMNRTALDKTWVAEMSSSNIIISGVSYLGKAAFKNGKILADAEYPLTSKKDGPAMIYFEKGSALLLNDNQRSVSAKAIVKLSSWETKNATDAAASRYDDKKWFKSSSPLQMGADGDLTPYVWYRTRFSAPTTEKYTMQVDGGGNGTVFIDGKRAAKWKIRDGEVSFDVKKGEHTLAVFTAHDGRDKLVAYLGAINDVDQKGLSGDATLKNGGPFISTLANWYFIKAAKVDKVKQGPPVFDTSQWKKYTIGADAFDQKEGFGWFQTIIPAQREGFTKLILSFRSVDENATVFINGKQISHHEGWNTPFNVEVNDSAVLEKPMTLAVFIENYSNEGGIDQPVRINNSGDGVLLTGWKMRGGPGNPDETTGWAKLAKNRLPDGPQFYRSQFTIPAVKGQHLIWRVHTNGLSHGSVWINGYNLGRYPEKIGNDIGIYVPECWLKQGINKLVIYDEDGERPDNVRILSEQAAGRATYKLAGNIN